The genome window GCGCGGGCGCAATGCTCGCGCGTAGGCAGTCACCATGCTTGCAGCCCTGCTTGCGGGTGCCATTGCAGGCAACCGTACCTGTGCGCACAGTGCCCGTGCGCAGGTGGCTACCGTTGCAGCAGCCCGTCGACCGAGAGCCTGCACGTAGATGGCAGCATTGCCATCTacgagggcagcaacaattgctgccctttcttgctattgcgttaacgattttgacgtcaaaagcttatccaaaacacaacacatgcagttcaaaaccaatctatcataCGAACAACCTGACTTTGATACCaatgttggaaaatctagggcgacatcacatgcgtagcggaagaacataaaacaaaaaccccaaatttcccaATATGTATTCGGTGTCGTGcgtagattggtgcgcaaaacccgCGACAcagaaaaccatgtgtgagatagttatTTACCtatgaagatcgtatatccctgaatccataTAGATCTGtaagagtggatgaaggaggtcaaccgtcctcctttctagtggtgatccacatagtagggctgcaacgatgctcctcaaatctccaggcctgctatttgacgaggagaaggggagaggagaataggaggtagtaACTTCAAAGCCacagcctatgggcctttagttcccccatatttatagaggcccccagttaaccctaatggatcttgccctattgggtattggatctccatccaattactcaagcctattaaattagtgggtctctacccaataatctcttattggatctcatccattggatccaataattcaggagcttattgaatatccaataagataagagctccaacggatatcccatatttgaacctctactcgtcgcaacacatatcatatgtgtgtgaccctctaagcccaatatcgagctgactgtgagtcatatatatcagaactccttctaacttagtgaattattatctttataataattcactcgactcatcgactacgaatgtactaggctactacgccgtagtccccaaacgatacaggggaatccaatcttttggacatatctatcctcaattactgtgtatctatagtcccttaacCATAAACCATATATCAGACATGGTGCTgctaggcccatacggtttctcctcgagtctcgctctaatcagattctcccgaagaactttctctttcaatccgaatgaccttagccaaggatttgtatgagcaagaacacacaggatgttcctctcatgataccgagagtggatgatcctctatcgacactcaatagccatcgtaaggttgGATGCTACTCCCAattaccggttgtactagatttggaacttcaaaacctataagtccggtataaaagagtggagtactaatacagaacattcttggtatctcaagtctaaagaccagatacactactaggactacgcaaTTGCTGTTTGAcattaaggcatcattaaccatccagtattctgtgagcggatcaatcagtaaactcattctccaatgagcacctgcactgtatctttAGTGtttccacacaagcagctatgagactaattgcctccatcatatggacgggtatatagcacaccagtctattcgattatctcgatgtctctatcaagtaatctatgaccaggattatttagggtatatgtttaaaagcgaatcgattttattatcatgatctcatcacgatccgattctcattgtataaatccacgaacatcacaatatatatgcatatatttaacaagtaatataaagtgataaaaatatcaaaatataataagtaaaaaaaatacgtatcatgtcacacgtgccatcactcacgtgattgacttacaaGACACCTATAACTAACATGTATAACTTTGCCTTCCACATAATGGATCATGTCATGGATGTAGTTACTCTGGTATAAGACCCTCATCATCTTGTCAtgcttatctcgatgtccctatcaagtaacctatgatcaggattatttagggtttacgtttaaaagcgaatcggttttattatcatgatcacggacatcacaatatatatgcatatatttaacaagcaatataaaatgataaaaatatcaaaatataataagtaaacaaaatacgtatcatgtcacacgtgccatcactcacgtgattgacttacagGACGACACCTATAATGGATCATGTCATAGATGTAGTTACTCTGGTATAAGACCCTCATCATCTTGCCATGCTTAGCTCCTAAAAAATAGCCAAAGCAAATTTTTTGCATGACATGCCTACCTACACTTATTCTGACTCTTTGAACGCTAGAATCAGATTGACCAAGATGTTTAGTCATAGAATAGGTCAGAATTTTTTGATCCCCTATAATCCCTGCATCAACTTACAGAGTTTTTGTCCTCTAGAAGCAACTTTAAAATCGTTGATCTGAACTGAATTATGGGTGAATAATACTGATAGGTTCCTTAGAATCTTCATATTCCTTGCTTAATAGTGAGACCATTTAAATTACCATGCATTTATATGTGCTCACCCATGCATAACTTGAAAATTCCATCAGTTGGGTTCTTACAAGAGTGATTGGGCATAATTTATTATTCTTTCACCACTTTTTCTTTAAGCAAAAATAAGTATGGAAAAATGGGAAGGAACGAGAAAGGTTCCTCATCAGAGTTGCATTATAGTAGTAAATTTATTATTTGCATTAGGTTCTTTTAGTAGAAAATTACCTATGCTTTAACATATTTGATGACTTCTGGTGTCAAAGTTATCAAAGGTCTCTTGAAGCCTAGGTACGAGGCATGAGGCAGGATGTGTGCCTCATTGGAGGAAGACACCTTTAGAATGACAATACCCAATGGTATGTAATTCATTGCAATGTAAATTTCAGCACATTCACTCAAACGGTAGTGTATTTTATTAGTTGCAAATAGCATGAACATGAAGATGATATTCATATCTTTGAAAATAAAGGTTAGTGCTTCAGTTAAATAGCAAAAACAAAACAAGCAGTAATACTAATGCAGGATAAGGAACAAAACTACTGATAACTCAGTTATCTTTCTGATAGCAACACTTGGTCTACTTGTAAAGATCAACAATTCAAAGCATGAAACATCCGATAACTAAAGTAGGATTGTTGTTAACATCTTTCATCATAGACCAGTTTCGATCGACATGCTGGTGTTCAATTTAATGATAGTAGACAATAAAATTTGAGCTGAAAAAAATGTACATAAAGATGAAGCTCACAAATGTTGATTGAATATATTTGCGGCGCATCTTATGTTCTGTTCCCCTTATTTTTAACCAACTTATTCCTCCTTTAgcagtatcttttttttttctggttactGTCCTTTTTCTATACCTTAGCCAAGGATCCTCAAAATTCACCAGTATGATGATTCCACCTTCCTATTACTTGCAAGTATgacactcaaaaccaaggcaaacaaGACACTAACAAAACAAGAGTCAAAATTTTTGCAATAAATAATTGTGTATGCTATTAATTTGCACATACTAAAAGTTAACAGGCTAGCATTGTTAAAGGAAAAAGATTCTACGAGTGACCTCAGTGAACATATCAAATCTCTCAgcttaaacaacaaaagaattctATACTCAATCCCCTGTTCTATCTGCAGGTTGgtctaaaagaaaggaaaaggataaAAAATAGAAACTTTTTAAAGGGCATACACAAATAAAAAGAGGGAGAGCCATAACAATTGATCATTATCCAAATTCAGCAATCGTTAATAGACTGATAAAAGAAGGAGGAAAAGGGCGTGAGGCTGCATAACCTTTCATGGTGTCCTATAAATCCTGATGCTTCTTGGCCGAAGAGAGCGCCGGCAATCATCTCCAAGAGGCACCGGTGAGACTCCGTCAGCGATTCGGCCCTCGTCGTCTCCATCTCGAGAGCTTTCCTCCCGAAGTAATTAATGCTCGGGGTGTTGCTCATCTCGTCCTCCTCGTGGTGGTGTGTCATCCTTCTCGTCGGTGGATGACACGGCAGGAGGCGTTGGCGAGGGCCGGACCGAGACGGAGAGGGCCCCCACTCCCTGCGGTTCATCCGGTTAAAGAATGGCCAGGACGCAATCGGAACGGTAGCGCTTACGGTGCTTCTCGACATTGCGGCGGCGAGGGGTGCCGGTCTTGGAGGGCTCGTTTTGGTTTTTTAATTAGACCGTCCCGGTTTGATTTGTCTGTATTGGACCGGTCCGATTTCAATTGTGTAACAGGTCAACCGCGTCAACGGTGGCTGTCGTCAAGGGACACTACAGGCCGAAGCATGCTTTTTCACTAGTGCTACGACCCCATGCTATGATGACTGTCTTTATTCCACGTTGTTTTCCTTGAGACGGACAAAATCCAAGCTAAACTTCATTCTTTAGGATTACCAAGCATTCCATAAATCCCTCGTAACCAATCTGAATCCACACTAAAGGCGAGCCTCTGAGGTTGgtaatggctctctctctctctctctctctctctctatatatatatatatatatatatatatatataggtctgAAAGAAAAGTCTTCCTTAGGTCAGTGGCCACTAGTGAGCCACAAGATAGGGTTTGTCTTTCTTGTTGGCAGTAGCGATTCTGTTCAATGGCTGCCTGGTATTATTCTTGTTCTGTCCCTTTCTTTACTTTTGTTCTGTCCCTTTCTTTACATTCTTGTTCTGTCACTTGTTATGTATGTTTGGAACTGCAGAAAATGTGCTACTACACCATCAGTATGCAGTCAGTCAATCAATATTGGGATGGTTGAATTTTCAACGTTTGCTAAGCATTTTTTCCAAACAACCATACATTATCCTTGCGAACAATTTGGGACATCCTAAAGGATACTGATGGTGTACTGCCGGATTGCttgttctcttcttctctttctcttgtttATGATTCTTTCATCTCTTTTAACAGATCTTGATTAATCATCCCATGGCTTCTTAAAAAGATATTCgaagtggtttttggttacttgtGAGCTATTTTATGATTCTTATCTTTTAAAGCGAGCTGGATCACCAAGAGAGACGATGAGATACTTCTTGTTACTGGTTTTATTGGCATCATCAGCAATTCTAGTTGATTGTCTGCTTGGTATGCTTGCTGCTATCTTTATTCTCTTccttatttttcatatatattatgaaatAACAGTTATTAGTGTGCAAGGATATTCTTTTGGATCAGTGGAGTTATATTGATATCACTGTACTACGACTGTCTTATATCTTTTGGTACTTGCTGAAATGAACATGGTGTGTCCTCTGCCTTTCAAAAGCTTAATCCAATAATTTGCCATCATTTGGTTTGATGCAGAAGTGAGCATTGATTGTGGATTTTCTGGTGATGATTCATACTATGACGACAGGACGTTCAAAATCTATGCTCCTGATGCAGAGTACATAGACACTGGTGCAAACCATGAAATTGATGAATTCTACGTCACAGGTCAGCCAGTGCAGGCTCAAAACCTTCGTAGTTTTCCTGATGGTGTTCGTAATTGTTATACTATAAATGATGTGACTCAAGGTGACAAGTACCTCATAAGAGCTTCCTTTCTGTATGGATACTATGATGGTGGTCAACAGATGAGAGATGGCCGCAGTCTCACATTTGATCTCTATTTTGGTGTTAATTTTTGGCAAACAATGAACATTACTGGTGCATCTCATCTCTACATTTCAGAGATAATAACCTTGGCATCCTCTGATTACTTTTCGATATGTCTGGTAAAAAGTGGTGATGGCATCCCGTTCATATCTGCTCTGGAGTTGAGGCGCCTCGACAGTGAACTTTACAAAGATGTGAATCAATCAGTCTCCTTACGATTATCGGAAAGGAAGAGCATGGGATTGAATCGAACTATCAGGTAAAAGTTAATTTCTTGTTGTTGTCTACTTGTAACTTCAAACCAGTTGTCACATTCATGCATGAGGAATATCATGGCCTAAGTTGTTGGGAACTTTTCTCAGGTGATCAAGCCGTAGGCAGTAATTATCCTGTAATaatttgttcatgcctttactaactATTTTACCCTTGCCATTTCTGTTGGTTTTTAAGGAAGCCTAAGCTCAAATTCAGGCTCGATACTACATACATGCCGTAAATAGATAATTGCTTAAGTCACCACCTCCTTGAGGAATCACACCCAGAACCTCTTCAAGATGAACAGGCAAAACCAACCACTAGACCAAGGCCTGATTGGTTATTAGATTCGACGGTTGATATCTAGCTTATAGTGAACATGTTCAGTTGATGCCAGAAGTAGACAAATAATCTGATTGGTTATTGGATTTTAGTGTTGTCGTATTCCTTGGTCAACATGTTTAGTTGATTCCAGAGATAGATGACTAATCTTGAGCATCATTTTAAATTATATCGTGCCTATTCTTGGTTTATATCATATACCATAGATGTCAAGGTGAAGTTATTGAACAAAGCAGATTAGGTTATTGGGTTATTAGGATCAATTGTGACATCTATTTCTGTCTCGTTTGATGTTGATTCTGTTTTCTAGGAAGATTTTTACTTCCGAAATACACTCTCTTTTacactttaaaataaaaaagtttaaGATGTACTTCCAAATTTCTCCAACTATGAAATTGGACTATGATAAAGTCTTGCCACATCTACTGTTTTAGATCATGCTGCAACATTCCTAGAGGAATCATGTCTCTTACATTGCAAACTGGAaaaaagattcttttttttttaattctatacTCATAAGGGTTTTGAAACATGTTAAGAAACTTATGCTTTTATCACTAAGGATTATGCTCTATTGTTGAAAGATAGATGCATATATGCTTCCTGAAAGTTCTAGAAAACTATCCAAAATAATCTGTGGGTTTTTGACCAGTTTATCTTTAAATGTTTGGATAATAGATTTCCAGACGATATCTACGATCGCATTTGGCAGCCAGGGTACACGTCTTGCGAAGCAACATCCTACTGTCGTGATGTCAGGCAAAATCCGACTGTGTTAACCACTACTGCCTTGGTTGATCTTGGTTCTGATGATGCTTATAAGGTGCCGTTGGCAATCATGCAGTCGGCTGATGTTTCATCAGATAACAACACTCTGATACTTCGCCTAAGCAATGGAGATGATGTGGTCATGGCTCCCATGTTTTATGTCTACTTGCACTTTGCTGAACTACGAGCTCCCAAAGGCAATGAGAGCAGTATATTTCAATTGAGAGTGCCCGGCAGCCGACGCAGTTTGATCAACATCTCCCTAGAATACTTGGTGGCACGCCACATCCAATTCATTTATCAGGCTAACTCAGATCCAAGCACTTTTTATTTGAATCTGACCAGGGTGCCAGGCTCCTTACCCCCATTGCTCAATgccatggaagcttattcctatgtCGATCTCACAAAAATTTCAACTGATCAGGGAGATGGTATGTACACCTCCTAATTTCTTATTTGAGATGATAATCTGAATGGACAATACAACTAGCAAAAGACTTGGGGTTAGGATGGTCCAACTTTTCTCAAAATCAGCTGATCTGCTTGATTATGACCAATTTCTGATATATACCCAATTTTCCAGGGGAATATTGGTTTACAATCACAATTTGGAtctaaatttttaattttgaacacaattatacaaacaaaaagaaatgtGTGGCTTGTTGGAAACCTATTTCGTTTATATATAGGCACATTTCTGTATTATAGTGTTACACAGACGTTGGCTTTAACGTTTGATACAATATTTTTCTTGTTTAAAGTGACCATGATTAATTTTTCTGAACAACAAAACAATAGTTGATGCTATGATGATGATAAAGAGGTTGTTGTATCACACCGAGTGGCAAGGTGATCCATGCGTTCCTGTGCAATTTGCTTGGAATGAAACCAAATGCTCTTTCCCTATCTCCACACCCCCAAGGGTCACCTCCTTGTAAGTATCTCTTTCACATGGACAATAAAGAACCTAGAAGAGGAATTTAGTCAATGTTCTTTGAGCAACAGGCACTAGTGGTTCACAGAAATTGCTGGCCAAAAATAGTTACACTATCCAATAATTTTGCAGAGACCTTTTTAATCGGGGACTTAAAGGTGATATCCCAGCTGCTATTGGCAACCTATCAGCCATCACATACTTGTAAGTATCGAGAATTATGAAATCAATAGACCTATATATATACctttaattttcatatttgtttGAGCATGCAATCTATATCCATTATGCTTTGACATGagtgtaatgatgtgattaacatCATTAAGATTCACATTTGGTGCTATGAATGATGGGACGTTTGTCCCCAGATTCTGTACGAGGGAGGAGTTGAAACCATAAAGCAATACTAATTTTCTTTACCTCTATTGGTCTCAGGGACTTTTCAAGCGATATTATTCCCTATTTTCTcgcaaattaaatattttttatacataAGAATTCTATTTCAGTATTTCTTACACTTTTTTTGTCTCAGGAACTTATCAAGAAATACCTTCACTGGGCCTATTccaccatttcttgcaaatttgaaCTCACTTCAAACTCTGTAGGAGTTTCCACAAATTCAATTGCCTACTGCTTAATTAATGAATCATTTGTTTGATTGATGGTTCTTTTATTGCAGGGATTTATCAGGCAACCAGCTTGATGGTTCTTTGATTGATGTTTTATGCAACAGACAAGCAAATGGCTCACTCCGGTTGAGGTATCTTTGTCAATTTTCAGTCCATCTTCCAATACCCTAAATCTTTCTCAGTTTATTTATGAAGAAATAATCTAACATTTGATATGTCAGATTGGAGGACAACCCATGTTATTTTCAGGGTATATGTGTTTGCAAGAGAAAGCAAAAGCACAGTATTCATGTCCTTGCTATTTCCATCGTTGTAGCAGCAGTCATAGTGATAGTTCTGCTGTCAGTGTTCTTCcttagaggaagaagaggaaaaaaggaACCATGTAAGTATGCTCCTCTTGTGCTGCTAATCCACCAATTTGTCATTATCCTGCTTCCGAACTACAAAAATGCTTTGTTCACTTGCACTTGCAAACAGAGGGTCGATCACCCATCCTCTTTATCTGGTGAAAGATCCTTTTAACGACAATCAACCCATCCCTCTTTGATGTGCCACGGTTAATCCTTCCGAAATTCCTAATCTGCAAACCTCACTTGTGCACCATCTGCCTCTGTAGGAATATTACTTGAGTGTTCGATGATTGAAACCTAGAAAGATTTCTCCGAGGTCGGTTTCATTCATGCACTAGCATATCAGCATAGTGTTACATTGTATCTTGGAAAATATTGGCAGCAATGTCAGCCTATTTATGTTTTAAAGCTTTTCGTAGCCTCTTTGCCTGTTTAGACTGTTCATCATGATCATGTGTTTTATTCAGCAAAGCGACAACCGAAATGGAGGGACACCATAGGCAGTTCCTTCCACACTGGGAGCCCTCATTTCACATACCAAGATCTGAGGACCATCACCAACAACTTTGAGCGGGTCATTGGCAAAGGAGGCTTTGGGACTGTCTACTATGGTCGTTTGCATGATGGCACAGAGGTTGCGGTGAAGATGCAGAAGCGATTTCTTGCAATCGAGGAAGGGATTTCAGAGGACTTTATGACAGAAGAACTTGGTTCTGATTCCCATGGGATAAAGGAGTTCCAGGTTGAGGTAGGCCATCAACACTATACAGAGACTTAATGAGGATTTTTAACTAGTAAA of Musa acuminata AAA Group cultivar baxijiao chromosome BXJ1-7, Cavendish_Baxijiao_AAA, whole genome shotgun sequence contains these proteins:
- the LOC103991850 gene encoding LRR receptor-like serine/threonine-protein kinase IOS1, producing MRYFLLLVLLASSAILVDCLLEVSIDCGFSGDDSYYDDRTFKIYAPDAEYIDTGANHEIDEFYVTGQPVQAQNLRSFPDGVRNCYTINDVTQGDKYLIRASFLYGYYDGGQQMRDGRSLTFDLYFGVNFWQTMNITGASHLYISEIITLASSDYFSICLVKSGDGIPFISALELRRLDSELYKDVNQSVSLRLSERKSMGLNRTIRFPDDIYDRIWQPGYTSCEATSYCRDVRQNPTVLTTTALVDLGSDDAYKVPLAIMQSADVSSDNNTLILRLSNGDDVVMAPMFYVYLHFAELRAPKGNESSIFQLRVPGSRRSLINISLEYLVARHIQFIYQANSDPSTFYLNLTRVPGSLPPLLNAMEAYSYVDLTKISTDQGDVDAMMMIKRLLYHTEWQGDPCVPVQFAWNETKCSFPISTPPRVTSLDLFNRGLKGDIPAAIGNLSAITYLNLSRNTFTGPIPPFLANLNSLQTLDLSGNQLDGSLIDVLCNRQANGSLRLRLEDNPCYFQGICVCKRKQKHSIHVLAISIVVAAVIVIVLLSVFFLRGRRGKKEPSKRQPKWRDTIGSSFHTGSPHFTYQDLRTITNNFERVIGKGGFGTVYYGRLHDGTEVAVKMQKRFLAIEEGISEDFMTEELGSDSHGIKEFQVEAQLLSRVHHRNLVALVGYCKDGHSLGLVFEYAAQGSLKDHLSDKNNTGRVLSWRERLRIAVDAAQGLEYLHKGCKPPIIHRDVKTSNILLSHNFEAKIADFGLSKAFLTDAHTHVSTQAVVGTPGYVDPDYHSTYRLTEKSDVYSFGIVLLELVTGLPAVLKFLETGHILQWVRQGLAQGTVADVVDPRLQQQQQQCDMYSVRRVVDLALHCTALNSNERPTMTEVVMQLKESLQLEIVSESSTRPYGGDVDVNQSGSTASTSINLTELSGPSAR